A genomic window from Nitrospira sp. includes:
- a CDS encoding DHA2 family efflux MFS transporter permease subunit → MAVVYLRRLHGWRFVLFNAVLGLSHIVVLFNAGSYIALLPHVSGDLGGVLPSFLTWAQTDFMVGLALGFPLARYLSGRIGDYRLLIGAFIVYSVASYLCGDSQTLAQFVPARIVQGIAGGITLPIAQSMLLNEYPKRLKAVALTVWGLFSITPFTIGMPVGGYIAYMLGWRFLFYLDFVLTLVIVGTLAALLYGRGFRRRYARFDLVGFALLAVLLLGLQTLLNMGNDFDWLDSPFLQAIAVVLLVAFPCFVIWELGERHPTLDLRLFMHRNFVIGVISLTLGFFSIQGLLSLLIVQIQLILGYSSKLAGLALLPLVLLGAPAIAVMHLLCKYIDARWLICLNSLGFAWTFYWLGLYDDPHSYEELFWPMLVEGIFLGSFFTPVTVLTLHGLSGPLIMRAAEVANLLRVAAGAFGITFQGIVLFRRIHFHQLHLADHFGGRQSISFDPMGQLTAKLSAAGLSQAQIQAKLGLLIRQEAAILGLNDAFLVASALFVGLGILVWFAHPTHLPVAQDPADELREMGAEEMIEEVP, encoded by the coding sequence ATGGCGGTTGTCTATCTCAGACGGTTGCATGGATGGCGCTTCGTGCTGTTCAACGCCGTGCTCGGCCTGTCGCACATCGTCGTGCTGTTCAACGCCGGTTCCTACATTGCTCTGCTGCCGCATGTGTCAGGCGATCTGGGGGGCGTGTTACCGAGTTTTCTTACCTGGGCGCAGACCGATTTCATGGTCGGGTTGGCCCTGGGTTTTCCTCTCGCGCGATACCTCTCGGGACGTATCGGCGATTACCGCCTGCTGATCGGCGCCTTCATCGTGTATAGCGTGGCGTCGTATTTGTGTGGTGATAGCCAGACGCTCGCGCAGTTCGTTCCCGCTCGCATCGTGCAGGGGATTGCCGGTGGCATCACCCTGCCGATCGCCCAGTCCATGTTACTCAACGAATACCCCAAGCGATTGAAGGCGGTGGCCTTGACCGTCTGGGGCCTGTTCAGCATTACGCCTTTCACCATCGGGATGCCGGTGGGAGGGTATATCGCCTACATGCTCGGGTGGCGTTTTCTGTTCTACCTGGATTTCGTGCTGACACTCGTGATTGTCGGCACGCTGGCCGCCTTGTTGTACGGGCGGGGGTTTCGCCGCCGGTACGCGCGTTTCGACCTGGTCGGGTTCGCCCTGCTGGCGGTGTTGCTCCTGGGGCTTCAGACGTTGCTGAACATGGGCAACGATTTCGATTGGCTGGATTCGCCGTTCCTCCAGGCCATCGCAGTGGTGCTGCTTGTGGCGTTTCCCTGTTTCGTCATCTGGGAACTCGGGGAGCGGCATCCGACGCTGGACCTTCGACTCTTCATGCATCGCAATTTTGTGATCGGCGTCATCAGCCTGACGCTCGGGTTCTTCTCGATCCAAGGGCTGCTGTCGCTGTTGATCGTGCAGATCCAACTCATTCTCGGCTATTCGTCCAAGCTGGCCGGGCTGGCCCTGCTGCCGCTGGTCTTGCTCGGGGCTCCCGCCATCGCGGTCATGCATCTTCTCTGTAAGTACATCGATGCCCGTTGGTTGATTTGCCTCAATAGTCTGGGGTTTGCCTGGACCTTTTACTGGCTCGGCCTCTACGACGATCCGCATAGTTATGAAGAACTCTTCTGGCCGATGCTCGTCGAAGGCATTTTCCTGGGATCGTTTTTTACGCCTGTGACAGTGTTGACCCTGCACGGCCTGTCCGGTCCGCTCATCATGCGCGCGGCCGAGGTCGCGAATCTTTTGCGTGTGGCTGCGGGAGCGTTCGGGATCACGTTTCAAGGCATCGTCCTGTTCCGGCGTATCCACTTTCATCAACTGCATCTGGCCGATCACTTCGGCGGGCGCCAGTCGATCTCTTTCGATCCGATGGGGCAGTTGACGGCCAAACTCAGTGCGGCAGGATTGTCGCAGGCTCAGATCCAGGCCAAGCTTGGCCTGCTGATCCGGCAGGAAGCGGCGATTCTCGGTTTGAACGACGCGTTTCTCGTTGCGAGTGCCCTGTTTGTGGGATTGGGCATCCTCGTCTGGTTCGCTCACCCGACCCACTTACCGGTGGCGCAGGATCCGGCCGACGAATTACGGGAGATGGGCGCTGAGGAAATGATTGAGGAGGTGCCATGA